A genomic region of Lytechinus pictus isolate F3 Inbred chromosome 2, Lp3.0, whole genome shotgun sequence contains the following coding sequences:
- the LOC129255048 gene encoding ubiquitin-conjugating enzyme E2 L3-like, protein MAATKRLGKELEEIKKSNVACLKEVIVNDTNILKWELTIAPKDPPFSKAMFKIDMNYPAEYPFKPPKITFVTKIYHPNIDEKGQVCLPIISPENWKPATKTIQVIQALLALVHDPEPEHPLRGDLAEEYTKDKKKFFKNAEEFSRKHGIPH, encoded by the exons ATGGCGGCCACAAAGAGATTAGGGAAG GAGCTGGAGGAGATCAAAAAAAGTAATGTAGCATGTCTTAAAGAAGTAATAGTAAATGACACAAACATTCTAAAATGGGAACTTACTATAGCACCG AAGGATCCTCCATTTTCCAAAGCCATGTTCAAGATCGATATGAATTACCCTGCAGAGTACCCCTTCAAGCCTCCTAAGATAACATTTGTCACAAAGATTTATCATCCAAACATTGATGAGAAGGGTCAAGTATGTCTGCCTATTATCTCCCCTGAGAACTGGAAACCAGCCACCAAAACAATCCAAG TGATCCAAGCCCTTCTGGCTTTGGTGCATGATCCAGAACCTGAACATCCGTTAAGAGGAGACCTAGCTGAGGAATATACTAAGGACAAGAagaaatttttcaaaaatgcaGAAGAATTCAGTAGAAAACATGGCATACCACACTAA